The Terriglobales bacterium genomic interval GGCGACGCGGCGCTGCGCGATGCCGTTGCGCGCGAGTGGCCGGAAGCTCCGCGGCAATGCCTCTTCGATGAAGTCTTCACCGCTGCGCCCATCGCCGACGATGCGCCTTTGCCACGAAACGACGCCGATGCCGTGACCATCATCTATACCTCGGGCACCTCGGGCGAGCCCAAGGGCGTGATCTTGAACACCGCGAACCTGAACCACATGCTGCCCTGCACCGGCGAGCGGCTGGATCAGCTGATGGGGCCGCACACCGAGCCCGACCGCATTTTCCACTACCTGCCGTTCTGCTTTGCCGGCTCCTGGATCCTGATGCTGACCGCGCTATCACGCCACAGTGTGCTGACGCTCTCGACGGATCTCACCAGGCTCGCGGACGAGATGAAGCTGGCCGCGCCTGACTATTTTCTGAATGTGCCGGCGCTGCTGGAGCGCGTGCGTAAAGGAATCGAAGAGCAGGTAGCGAAGCGCGGGGGGATTGCGCAGAAGCTGTTCGAGCACGGGCGCGCTGCCTGGATGCGGCAGTACGAGGGCAAGTCTGCGGGCTTGGACGGCCTGTGGCTGGCGCTGGCCAACACAGCGGTGTTTGGCGCGATTCGCAAGAAGATCGGCCCCAACCTGAAGGCGCTGATCTGCGGGTCGGCGCCGCTGGCGGTCGAGACGCAGCTCTTCTTCATGATGCTCGGCATCCCGGTGCTGCAAGTGTACGGGCTTACCGAAACCACAGCCATTTGCACGCTGGACGATCCCAAGCACGTCGAACCCGGGTGGGCGGGCCCGGCGATTCCCGGCATCGAGATGAAGCTGGGCGAGCACGATGAGATCCTGGTACGCGGCCCGAACATTTTCCCTGGCTACTGGAACCGCCCGGCCGAGACGGCGAAGGTGCTGCGCGACGGCTGGTTCTACACCGGCGACCAGGGAGAAACGAACGCGAGCGGTAACTGGCGTATCATCGGGCGGATCAAGAACCTGATCATCCCGGCCTCGGGGCACAACATTGCGCCCGAGCCCATCGAGGAAGAATTGCAGCGCAAGATTCCGGGCGCGCAGCAAGTGGTGCTGGTGGGGAATGGACGCAGCTACATAGCGGCGCTGGTGACCGGCACGTTGGAGCGATCGCAGGCCGAGCAGGCGATCGAGCAATTGAACGCCGGCTTGCCACACTACAAGCAGGTGCGGCGTTTCACGGTAGTCGCCGAGGCGTTCACCATCGAGAGCGGCCTGCTGACGGCGAACGGCAAGCTGAAGCGCGACGCGATCGCAACGCGTTACGCGGGTGAGATCGAAGCGATGTATCAGAAAGAGGCATGAGCAAGCACAAGGCCAAGACGCTTTCCTGGGAAGCGCGCGACGGCGTGGTGGAACTGGCGCTGGACCGCGAGCCCTGCAACGAGATCGGCTCGGAAACGCTCGCCGACCTGGAGCATTTCACCTCGGAGCTCAAGAAACTGGGTGACGGCGCGGCCGCGCTGATCATCCACAGCAAGCGCAAGTGCGGCTTCTCCGCCGGAGCGGACCTGCGCGAACTGTACCATCGCGCACAGGAAGTGAAGGAGCCGGAACGGTCCCGGCACTTGCGCGGTTTCCTGGAGCGTATCCACAAGGTGATGAACACGCTCGACTCGTCGCCGGTGACCACCATCGCCGCGGTGCACGGCGTGTGCTTCGGCGGCGGGTTCGAGCTGGCGCTGGCCTGCGACCTGATCGTCGCCGACAAGATGGCCCGCTTCTGTTTCCCGGAGCTGCGGCTGGGGCTGATCCCGGGCTTCGGCGGCGTGCCACGCCTGAAGCGCGATTTGGGCAACGCGGTGGTGCGCGACCTGCTTCTTACCGGACGCAGCATCAACGCGGCGCGGGCACAAGCGGTGGGCCTGGTGAGCCAGCTCGCCGCGGAGGGTGAGGCGCTGCGCGTGGCGCGGGCCACGGCAGCCCAGGTCTGCAAGTTCGACCGCGGGACCGCCGGCGCTGCCAAGAAGTTCATCAAGCCGGTTCCGTACGAAGAGCTGAAGCAGGAGATCGACATTTTCTGTGAGCTGTTTCGCCGGCCCGCGGTCGCAGCGGGTTTGAAGAAGTTCGTCGAAAGCACGGATGCGCACCCGTACCTGCCGTGAGGAACGCAGGGGGAGGCAACGCAGTTCGTTGCTGCGATTGTTCCTGAGGAGGAAATTGCCCCATGCGATCCATTGCCCGACTCGCCCTTGCGTTTGCCGTGTTCGGAGTGACAGCGCCGGCCCAGGCAGCTGAAGAGCCTGGTCCGATCCTGAAGTCCCTGATCGAAACCGAGCGCAACTTTTCCCGCACGTCGGTGGAGAAGGGCATCCGCCCGGCGTTCCTGGCCAACCTGGCCGATGACGGTGTGCTTTTCCGGCCCGACCCGGTGCCGGGGAAGAAGTGGCTTTCGGAGCGGCCGCCCAACCCTGGACACCTGAGTTGGGAACCGTCATACGCCGAGGTCTCACGCGCCGGCGACATGGGGTTCACCACCGGACCGTACGAGTTCCGCAGCGCGGGTGAAAACCCGCAGATCGGCAACGGCCACTTCGTCACCGTGTGGAAGAAGCAAGCGGACGGCACATGGAAGGCCGTCATCGACCACGGCGCGCCGCACGCCAAGCCCGAGCATCCGGAGGTCCTGAGATTTCGCCCGGGCAACGGCGTCAAGGCAGGGACGGCCAACGCCAACATCGCCGCGGAACGAGCGGCATTGCTGGAGACGGAGCGGGCCTTCGCAGCCGCGGCCGGAAAGAATGCGGAGGAGGCTTACGACGCCTATGCCGCCAGCGACGTCCTTTTCCTCCGCATGCGCCAGCAACTGGTCGCCGGCCGCGACGCCGTCCGCAAGGAACTGAAGCAGAAGCCGGGAGCGCTGAGCTGGGAACCGATCGCCGGCGATGTCTCCGGCTCCGGCGACCTGGCCTACACCTACGGCAAGAGCCAGTTTCAATCCGCGGAAGCGAACGTGCCCCTGCACACGGGCTACTACCTGCGGGTGTGGCGCCGCGAGCCCAAAGGGCCGTGGAAGGTTGCCCTGGACCTGATGGTTCTAGCGCCGCCCGAGACCCAGTGAGGTCAGGGCGCGCTAGAATAGATGCACTTTCTCATGCGTACCCGAGAACAGACCCTCGAAGAGATCCTCGGCCTGGCGGCCACGCACTTCAAAGTGCCGCGCGAACGGCTCTCCCCCGACGACGACTTCTTCCAGAAGCTTGGCATCGACAGCTTGCAGGCGCTCGAACTGCTGACCCGCCTGGAGCATCACTTCCAGGTCGAACTCCCGGACTACGAAGTGCAGGGCGTGACGGACTTCCGCACCCTGGCCGATCGCATCCAGGCAAGACTCTGACAGATTGAATCATTGAGGGATTGAGTCATTGAATCAGTGACACCCCAAAATGATTCACTGATTCATTGATTCAATGATTCAATACTCCTCGCATGCTCGATCTTAGGAATTACTCGTGCCTGGGGGCGGCGCTGCGCGATGCGCTGGAGCGCTGGTCCGATGAGGTGTGCCTGATCGAGAGCGACCGGGAGCGCGAGAAGGAACGCCTGACCTACCGCGACTTCCGGGAATCGGCGCTGCCGCTGGCGCGGTTTCTCGAGGACTCCGGCTTCGGCCCGGGCGATCGCGCCGCCATCTGCATGACCAACCAGTCCAAGTGGTTGATCTCGGCCTACGCCATCTTCGTCCGTGGCGGCGTGCTGGTGCCCCTGGACTACAAGCTGACGCCGCGGGAGCAACTGGCGCTGCTGGCGCACTCCCGGGCGAGCCTGCTGGTGGTGGAGTACCACTTGTGGCGCGCGATGCAGCAGGAGGAAGGAATCCGCGAGCTGCGGGCCGGCACCGTGCTGGTGACCGAAGCGCCGCCGGGCGCCGATCTGGCCGGGGCCAAACGCTGGGAGGATGCGCGCAGCGAAGGCGAACCCACCTTCGTGATGCGCGAGCGCGGCGACTGGGCGTGCATCGTCTATTCCTCGGGCACCGGGGGCAGGCCCAAAGGCTGCGTGCTCACGCACGAGAACTATCTCGAGCAGTGCATGTCGCTGACCGCGCTCTATCCGTTCTGGCCCGGCGTGCGCTACCTCAGCATCCTGCCCACCAACCACGCCATCGACTTCATGGTGGGATTCATCGGGCCGTTCACCTGCGGCGCCTGTGTCGTCCACCTGCGCACGCTGCGGCCGGAGTACGTGCGCGACGCCTTCCCGCGCTACAAGATCACCTACATGAGCCTGGTGCCGCTGGTGCTCAAGAACCTGGAAAAGGGATTGCGCCAGCGCTTTGCGGAGTTGCCGCCGTTCAAGCGCCGCTTGCTCAATGCCATGGTCGCGCTCAATCGCCTGGCCACCATCCGGCGTC includes:
- a CDS encoding AMP-binding protein yields the protein GDAALRDAVAREWPEAPRQCLFDEVFTAAPIADDAPLPRNDADAVTIIYTSGTSGEPKGVILNTANLNHMLPCTGERLDQLMGPHTEPDRIFHYLPFCFAGSWILMLTALSRHSVLTLSTDLTRLADEMKLAAPDYFLNVPALLERVRKGIEEQVAKRGGIAQKLFEHGRAAWMRQYEGKSAGLDGLWLALANTAVFGAIRKKIGPNLKALICGSAPLAVETQLFFMMLGIPVLQVYGLTETTAICTLDDPKHVEPGWAGPAIPGIEMKLGEHDEILVRGPNIFPGYWNRPAETAKVLRDGWFYTGDQGETNASGNWRIIGRIKNLIIPASGHNIAPEPIEEELQRKIPGAQQVVLVGNGRSYIAALVTGTLERSQAEQAIEQLNAGLPHYKQVRRFTVVAEAFTIESGLLTANGKLKRDAIATRYAGEIEAMYQKEA
- a CDS encoding enoyl-CoA hydratase/isomerase family protein; the protein is MSKHKAKTLSWEARDGVVELALDREPCNEIGSETLADLEHFTSELKKLGDGAAALIIHSKRKCGFSAGADLRELYHRAQEVKEPERSRHLRGFLERIHKVMNTLDSSPVTTIAAVHGVCFGGGFELALACDLIVADKMARFCFPELRLGLIPGFGGVPRLKRDLGNAVVRDLLLTGRSINAARAQAVGLVSQLAAEGEALRVARATAAQVCKFDRGTAGAAKKFIKPVPYEELKQEIDIFCELFRRPAVAAGLKKFVESTDAHPYLP
- a CDS encoding nuclear transport factor 2 family protein, whose amino-acid sequence is MRSIARLALAFAVFGVTAPAQAAEEPGPILKSLIETERNFSRTSVEKGIRPAFLANLADDGVLFRPDPVPGKKWLSERPPNPGHLSWEPSYAEVSRAGDMGFTTGPYEFRSAGENPQIGNGHFVTVWKKQADGTWKAVIDHGAPHAKPEHPEVLRFRPGNGVKAGTANANIAAERAALLETERAFAAAAGKNAEEAYDAYAASDVLFLRMRQQLVAGRDAVRKELKQKPGALSWEPIAGDVSGSGDLAYTYGKSQFQSAEANVPLHTGYYLRVWRREPKGPWKVALDLMVLAPPETQ
- a CDS encoding acyl carrier protein; the encoded protein is MRTREQTLEEILGLAATHFKVPRERLSPDDDFFQKLGIDSLQALELLTRLEHHFQVELPDYEVQGVTDFRTLADRIQARL
- a CDS encoding AMP-binding protein is translated as MLDLRNYSCLGAALRDALERWSDEVCLIESDREREKERLTYRDFRESALPLARFLEDSGFGPGDRAAICMTNQSKWLISAYAIFVRGGVLVPLDYKLTPREQLALLAHSRASLLVVEYHLWRAMQQEEGIRELRAGTVLVTEAPPGADLAGAKRWEDARSEGEPTFVMRERGDWACIVYSSGTGGRPKGCVLTHENYLEQCMSLTALYPFWPGVRYLSILPTNHAIDFMVGFIGPFTCGACVVHLRTLRPEYVRDAFPRYKITYMSLVPLVLKNLEKGLRQRFAELPPFKRRLLNAMVALNRLATIRRPHLKLSRLLLQQVHRAFGGELRALFVGGAFTEPATLQFFYDLGILVGNGYGLTEAGTAITLNDFKPFRPDTVGRPLPGMEVRIVDPDAEGIGEVAVRSKTVMSHYLDDPELTAETFVDGWLMTGDLGKLDGSGHLQLFGRKKNVIITEGGKNIYPEDIENVFEGLRVQEFCVFASNYLWPHHELTGDLLVMVIHPDSGTQWTDAVRQDLEARNRRLLDFKRVGGYVLWFRDFPRTASMKIKRHELAEQVRVEVQRAAVKPL